In the genome of Neovison vison isolate M4711 chromosome 4, ASM_NN_V1, whole genome shotgun sequence, the window ccctctgagccacccaggcgcccctagtcatTCAAATTTTTTAAGGGAATTAGAGATCGTTATGAGAAGACATTGGAGCTTGTTAAGTGATCGTTCTCAAATAGATGAAAGAAACCATTTCTACACGTAGCTCTTTGCATGGGAAATCGCTAAAACAGAGTGTTTGGAAAGCTATTTGCAGCAAGCCGTCAGCCACTTGAAGGGTGAGATATGCAGGAGCTGAGCTGTGAAGCCCTGAATCCAGGAGACACGCAGATAAACCGTCTCTGAATGACAATAGCGAAAAGCAAAGGGGACTGTATTTCTTTGTTGCCATAACAACATACCACAGACTCGGTGGCttagacaacagaaatttcttttttgacaGCTGTGGCGACTCCAGGTGTCAGCAGGCTTCTCACGGTGACCTCACCCAGTCTCTCCTCTGCAGGGGCACACCTGGTGTCTCTTCTTCTCCTCGCCGGACGTCAGTCATCCAGGATGGGGACCCACCCGTATGACTCCATTTAACCTTGATTtaacctctttaaaggccctttCTCCACAGGCGGTCACTACCATGGGTTAGGACTTCAGTGAACTTGGACGGGACAGTTCAGTCCAGAACAGAGGGTTAGCTTTGCTGCATGAAGTCTTAAAGTACCTAGACCGGGACTTCTATAATACTTTTTTTGCAGTTATCACTGTGAGTTCACAAAAAAGATTTCAAACGCTATGCCTGGGGATGAATTTTCCTCCTGCCCGAGAccctcttttgtcttttcttccagAAACGAGGAACAGCGACAACTCAACCTTGACCACCCAGCACCCAGATCCCGGAAGCCTGGAGCAGTGCCCCAGTAAGCTTCTCCTTGCTACTGGCCTCACCCCAGAGCTGGCCCTGAATCTGGGAGGGAAATCGAAGACTGCTTGCTTTCTCTTGATGGGGGTCTGGTGGCACAGTGCCTGCCTGGCCTTCCTGTGCCCTGGTGTGGTTTGTTCATGGTCACCAGAACTTCCTGCATAGCACATTGAAAAAGCTATCTCAGCCTTGGCCTTGATGTAGGCTCACAATCTTTGGTACAGATGGCTTTCATGACCCATCCACAGCAGAGCAACCAAAGACACGTTAGAAACTTAGAAGGTGGAAAACTGTAAAAATCCGCCAGTCCAACTTCTGCCCAATGCAGGAGCTCTGTTTTGACACtctttgcatatttctgtccatCCTCTGCTTGATTACTCCCAATGGCAAGGAGCTCAGTACTTCCTAAAGCAGGGAGCATTGTTACCCTGTGTCCAATTCATAGACAGTGTTGTTTCATTCTATGTCTGGCTCCCTTTCTGCTGCCCTCCCTGGATGACCAAATGAGTTTACCTCTGGGCATTTCCAAAGGAGGGGAACAGGTAGATAATAGGTAGAGATTAAGTTCACGGCTTTGGATTCCTTCAGacttgggtttgagtcctggtCTGCCATCTGAAACCTCTGGTGAGTTACCGCCTCAGCTCCTTCATGGGAATAGTCGCTGTCCCTCGCCTGGTGGGGAATGAATGAGGGAGCGTGTGGGAAGCACCTGACACAGTGTGTGGCATCCTTTAGTGAACGCTGGCTCTCCTATGACCCCGTTTGTTCTCACAAACCTCGGAGGAGGAGCTGGGTGGGCGGGTGCCGTGCACCCTGCTGTTcttgctctcccttcccccccagaCGTGGACTTCTGCCCCCAGGCGGCTCGGTGCTGCCACACCGGCGTGGACGAGTACGGCTGGATCGCGGCGGCCGTGGGCTGGAGCCTGTGGTTCCTCACCCTCATCCTGCTCTGCGTGGACAAACTGATGAAGCTCACGCCGGACGAGCCCAAGGATTTGCAAGCGTGAGGCTTAGACCCTGAGCCCCCAGCACGTGGGTCGCCACCCAACTGCGGGTCACTGCGcgggagggggggaggggtgcagctCCAGGTGTTGTCACCTCCGCGCTGCGGTGACTTCcacaagagaaggaagaaggaaagggggatCCGAAGAAGAAAGGCCAGTGCTGCCCCCCTCCGAAATCCACAGGCGTTCGTGCGTGCAGAGCCCCGACCCTCTCTGTCTGGATCCcctcgcctctccccagggctcccgCCCGCAGGCCGTGGGACGTGACTTTGACTTTTGTCGCACGTTCGCACGTTCTTTGAAGCTAAGCTCAGAACCTTCTCACCCCAAACAGGCCATTGTGTTCCGTCTCTCTTCTCATTCAAGGGCATCCCTGGCATTCCAAAAAGTAGGACTCGCCTTTGACCGGCCCGGcgtcctccccccgccccaccccctcgTGCACTGCTTCTCCcgctcttgctctttcttcag includes:
- the TMEM213 gene encoding transmembrane protein 213 — translated: MTHSPRRTSAGIVRTDASLSLSLFGMKRLTSAPWAALALGLVFASFHLACLAETRNSDNSTLTTQHPDPGSLEQCPNVDFCPQAARCCHTGVDEYGWIAAAVGWSLWFLTLILLCVDKLMKLTPDEPKDLQA